The following are encoded in a window of Fragaria vesca subsp. vesca unplaced genomic scaffold, FraVesHawaii_1.0 scf0513167, whole genome shotgun sequence genomic DNA:
- the LOC101301643 gene encoding uncharacterized protein LOC101301643 yields the protein MPDFTEVPDLEVLALQRCTSLVEVHPSLGFLKKLRCLYMESCTSIESLPPFTTLESLQILRLSGCSGLMKFPEIEGNMKSLLELHVAETSIEELPPSIEHFTGLTMLNLTHCKNLLRLPNNIGCLTSLKILGLTGCPKIDEIPENMNGMKSLETLCIGGTSIRELSIVAGIKNLRYLSCQGCICLVSESCKDLALSSKLIELDLSYCNLMDGEFLNDFSSLISLTSLHLSGNCFVWLPESISHLSKLETLHLSNCRQLQLLPKKFPLSLRHVYAQECSSLTDYPNQIKVLNSSESGVTIINSLDSAAPVVSQSFRSLIFPINAGESIQLRVTHKHTEGKQVDHAALTTLKQVPLLSASDVMSMLARDEISEWFTTISTRNPISIPMPQNQADGNRWKEIAACAIFAFKGHTALSLIEPDPDFLNYSYQITWETDDVRLEPDVLELDSAELGRFGLSSHLLVIFSISRSVFPLRELIQSTVVRAKFETTNPSMVVQKCGMRLVYDQDDGWFTRVTEDDVICLDEVGIGATIRDSDWLSQSFKWEKIVPPLEEETTVLVLRKNLESVLPRYLEALNSYSRIFKFNIGGSPGWFHEGVALWSNSAVMSMELPKNLHKSKKWMGFAIFASLVEEVGQTIKEDNYLVQAILITGDKFVTVVEQVFDHVEPLSEEHHHLLVIYIPAAQIPEELLTQTSSTALDFEIMIVDSPHVKVHRCGFRIVYQEDIQGFSDTIIRCMQRDNSLESYDKLVVEEWIELIQWEGAHLTRMTERDSRTPREKYFDLRSRKYRYWDWSDPHHPVYCRFKGVNISKLEWFMPFINQRNSAEIQLPLNVFDDDNWLGFAVCFQLSGDQYPNSSLGSTDPDSEDHILSFRLDSDVAWQGLFDSDMHFSLQPSGYDATWFYYTPRTAARKEVWRQCKLARITVWLSTPRLAVQGCALRLLFKEDVEHLVESLTLAEYF from the exons ATGCCAGACTTCACTGAAGTTCCTGATCTAGAAGTGTTGGCGCTTCAGCGTTGTACAAGTTTGGTGGAGGTTCACCCATCTCTTGGATTTCTGAAGAAACTTAGATGTTTGTATATGGAAAGTTGCACGTCTATTGAGAGCCTTCCACCCTTCACTACCTTGGAATCCCTTCAAATATTGAGGCTTTCAGGCTGTTCAGGACTGATGAAGTTTCCAGAAATTGAAGGAAATATGAAAAGCTTGCTGGAGCTTCATGTGGCTGAGACCAGCATTGAGGAATTGCCTCCATCAATTGAACACTTCACTGGTCTTACCATGTTGAATCTAACACACTGTAAAAATCTTTTGCGTCTTCCGAATAACATTGGGTGCTTGACATCTTTGAAAATTCTCGGTCTAACAGGTTGCCCCAAAATTGATGAGATACCAGAGAATATGAATGGTATGAAAAGTCTGGAGACGCTTTGCATTGGGGGAACTTCCATAAGGGAATTATCTATCGTCGCAGGCATAAAAAATCTACGGTATCTATCCTGCCAAGGATGTATATGTCTAGTTTCAGAATCATGCAAAGATCTGGCTTTGTCATCGAAATTGATAGAGCTAGACTTGAGTTATTGCAATCTGATGGATGGAGAATTTCTCAATGATTTTAGCAGCCTAATTTCCTTAACATCGTTACATTTAAGTGGTAATTGCTTTGTGTGGTTGCCTGAAAGTATCTCTCACCTCTCAAAGCTGGAAACTCTGCACTTGAGTAATTGCAGACAGCTTCAATTGCTGCCTAAGAAGTTTCCGTTAAGTCTTCGTCACGTGTATGCACAAGAATGTTCTTCGCTGACGGATtacccaaatcaaatcaaagtatTGAATTCATCGGAGTCAGGAGTGACGATTATCAATTCCCTCGATTCTGCAGCACCTGTAGTCTCACAAAGTTTCAGAAGCTTAATTTTTCCAATAAATGCTGGCGAATCGATACAACTGCGTGTGACACATAAGCATACAGAGGGGAAACAAGTTGATCATGCGGCACTGACAACTCTAAAACAA GTGCCTTTGCTCTCAGCTTCGGATGTCATGAGCATGCTTGCTAGAGATGAAATTTCAGAGTGGTTCACAACTATATCTACCAGAAATCCCATATCAATTCCAATGCCTCAAAATCAAGCCGATGGTAACAGGTGGAAGGAAATTGCCGCGTGTGCTATATTCGCATTCAAGGGGCATACTGCTCTCTCCCTTATTGAACCAGATcctgattttcttaattactcGTATCAAATCACATGGGAAACTGATGACGTGCGTCTTGAACCAGATGTGTTGGAACTGGATTCAGCAGAATTAGGCCGCTTTGGATTAAGCTCTCATCTGCTTGTGATATTTTCTATATCTAGATCGGTGTTTCCACTGAGGGAGTTAATCCAATCAACTGTGGTGAGAGCTAAATTTGAAACCACTAATCCATCCATGGTGGTCCAGAAATGTGGAATGCGTCTAGTCTATGACCAAGATGATGGATGGTTTACCAGAGTAACCGAGGACGACGTGATTTGTCTGGATGAAGTTGGGATAGGCGCCACAATACGGGATTCTGATTGGCTCAGTCAATCTTTCAAATG GGAGAAAATCGTTCCACCCTTGGAAGAAGAAACCACAGTACTTGTGCTGAGAAAGAACCTCGAGTCTGTTCTTCCAAGATACCTTGAG GCATTGAACAGTTATTCGCGAATATTCAAATTTAACATCGGAGGAAGTCCAGGGTGGTTTCATGAGGGGGTTGCCTTGTGGTCAAATTCAGCCGTAATGTCAATGGAGCTGCCTAAAAACCTACACAAGAGCAAGAAGTGGATGGGATTTGCAATATTTGCATCACTTGTAGAGGAAGTGGGGCAGACAATTAAAGAGGACAACTATTTGGTACAAGCTATACTAATAACTGGGGATAAATTTGTTACGGTCGTGGAACAAGTATTTGACCACGTCGAGCCATTGTCAGAAGAACATCATCACCTATTGGTTATTTACATACCCGCGGCACAAATTCCCGAAGAGTTGCTCACTCAGACATCTTCAACTGCATTGGACTTCGAAATCATGATCGTTGATAGCCCTCATGTAAAGGTTCATAGATGTGGGTTCCGTATTGTGTACCAGGAAGATATACAAGGGTTTTCTGATACAATTATCCGGTGCATGCAGAGGGACAATTCTCTTGAATCCTACGATAAGTTAGTGGTAGAAGAATGGATAGAGTTGATACAATGGGAAGGTGCTCATTTAACGAGAATGACAGAACGGGATTCCAGAACCCCACGGGAAAAATACTTTGACTTGCGCTCACGAAAATATAGATATTGG GATTGGTCTGACCCTCATCATCCTGTTTATTGTCGCTTCAAGGGAGTTAATATCTCGAAGTTGGAATGGTTCATGCCTTTCATCAACCAACGCAACTCCGCAGAAATCCAACTGCCTCTGAATGTGTTTGATGATGACAATTGGTTGGGGTTTGCTGTATGTTTCCAGTTGTCCGGCGACCAATATCCAAACAGTAGTCTTGGCAGTACTGATCCTGATTCCGAGGACCATATACTTTCTTTTCGGCTGGACTCTGATGTTGCTTGGCAGGGCTTATTTGATTCCGATATGCATTTTAGTTTACAGCCATCAGGATACGATGCAACTTGGTTCTATTATACACCGCGCACTGCAGCTCGTAAAGAGGTTTGGAGGCAATGCAAGTTGGCCAGGATTACTGTGTGGTTGTCTACCCCACGCTTAGCAGTGCAGGGTTGTGCCCTTCGTCTACTATTCAAGGAGGACGTTGAACATCTTGTAGAATCACTGACCCTCGCAGAATATTTTTGA